The following coding sequences are from one Humulus lupulus chromosome X, drHumLupu1.1, whole genome shotgun sequence window:
- the LOC133804993 gene encoding NAC domain-containing protein 30-like, translated as MEMESCVPPGFRFHPTEEELVGYYLKRKINALKIDLDVIIDIDLYKIEPWDIQARCNLGYDEQNEWYFFSHKDKKYPTGTRTNRATAAGFWKATGRDKAVFSKNRMIGMRKTLVFYKGRAPNGRKSDWIMHEYRLQTSEHAPPQAKGWVVCRAFRKPSPSHHQRQGCEMWNHANYYVRENSNNMRQLPYCSSADFVEEKHNNMQANHPNLAATAFHNCFPPSAHEELVVSTTNHSLVDHIQLTHELLPQLDSPSISANLATNDQSFQHNSTTNILNDHDNYDNNEIRSNISSTSTGTSASQYIDWKNLDSFLSSQLSTDPITSFVASDNLPPLVPQNYRQENLNHHYFGCFPDQL; from the exons ATGGAAATGGAATCTTGTGTCCCACCAGGTTTTAGGTTTCATCCCACAGAAGAAGAACTTGTCGGTTACTACCTCAAAAGAAAGATTAACGCGCTCAAAATTGATCTTGATGTCATTATTGACATTGATCTCTACAAAATTGAGCCATGGGATATCCAAG CGAGATGCAATCTAGGGTACGATGAACAAAATGAATGGTACTTCTTTAGTCACAAAGACAAGAAGTACCCTACTGGAACGAGGACTAACAGAGCAACGGCAGCTGGGTTTTGGAAGGCAACAGGAAGAGACAAAGCTGTGTTTTCAAAGAACAGAATGATTGGGATGAGGAAGACCCTTGTCTTCTACAAGGGACGCGCTCCCAATGGCCGCAAATCTGActggatcatgcatgaatatcgcCTCCAAACATCTGAGCATGCACCACCCCAGgcaa AAGGATGGGTTGTATGTCGAGCATTCAGGAAGCCAAGTCCTAGTCATCATCAAAGGCAAGGTTGTGAAATGTGGAACCATGCTAATTACTACGTAAGAGAAAATAGCAACAACATGAGGCAGCTTCCTTATTGTTCTTCTGCGGATTTTGTGGAAGAAAAACATAATAACATGCAGGCTAATCATCCAAATCTAGCCGCAACTGCTTTCCACAACTGCTTTCCTCCTTCAGCACATGAAGAACTCGTAGTCTCCACTACTAATCATAGCCTTGTAGACCATATCCAACTCACTCATGAGCTCCTCCCTCAGCTCGATAGCCCCTCCATCTCGGCAAATTTGGCCACCAATGATCAGAGTTTCCAGCATAACAGCACTACTAATATTCTCAACGATCATGACAACTATGACAATAACGAAATAAGGAGCAACATTAGTAGCACTAGTACTGGTACTAGTGCTAGTCAATATATTGACTGGAAAAACTTGGACAGTTTTCTTTCATCCCAACTGAGTACTGATCCAATTACATCCTTTGTGGCTTCTGATAATTTGCCTCCTTTGGTCCCCCAAAATTATAGGCAAGAAAATCTGAACCACCATTATTTTGGGTGTTTCCCTGATCAGTTGTGA
- the LOC133805849 gene encoding uncharacterized protein LOC133805849 — protein sequence MASAVTGDISSICWCERALIVVRENGMTQVVIYAQYDGEWKEEQGLYKWSPKNKEVISIIVDDSNITFEVLLEKLYKKIGDCGENNRRVSLRVELIKREDICDMEVERNMKENEQSLVDDYFDREFYFENNICDAASAPVESGVNLGCEPVDLLNKRTTSSSPTPNHTDPLNYYDSLDHHDEQNQVPSEDTFSFLDGSDLAIGQEFKNKDEVKTKLNDIAIKACFEMEINKSTKSLYVTKCIDKSCNWAVRAAKVTNSERFSIRTYCNTHTCSLISRKRKHRQASVAVVANVVRSSFNGQKETPKPKAIMTIVQNNHMPITYWKAWKGKKLANNLLRGSLELSFQNLPAYLYMVRKMNPGTITHLEVDEDSKFKYVFLAYGACIKGFRCMRKVIAVDGTWLKTKYKGVMLIATAQDGNFHQYPIAWAVVDSENDASWSWFLTKLQELIPDDNDLVFISDRNQSIINGVSNIYRKSQHGHCRWHLSQNIKARVRVKGVIKLFEETANAYKVSDFNKLYDELKNRYPVAVKYLEESILTLSKWARTHFTGCRYNIMTTNGAESINAALREPREYPIIALLEAMQAKVSEWFNNRRNIVASINTKCTPLTPKAENIIRKRFKKASEMNVKQLNRFEYEVTGKENDAIIDLGQRQCSCRVFDLDQLPCVHALASYEQVRIEVYDLCSNYYKLETWALAYVDTIYPVPQQEDWDINEVEVLPKVLPPNVPIKRGRAKLKRIPSVGEGKKWIKRCGLCGQPGHSKKTCPLRATTSKL from the exons ATGGCGTCGGCAGTGACCGGAGATATATCGTCCATTTGCTGGTGTGAGAGAGCTCTTATTGTTGTAAGAGAAAATG GAATGACTCAAGTGGTAATTTATGCTCAATATGATGGGGAATGGAAGGAAGAGCAAGGGTTGTATAAATGGTCACCAAAGAATAAGGAAGTTATATCTATCATTGTTGACGACTCCAATATTACTTTTGAGGTGTTATTGGAGAAATTGTATAAGAAGATTGGG GATTGTGGAGAGAACAATCGTAGAGTTTCACTACGTGTGGAGCTCATTAAGAGAGAAGATATATGTGACATGGAAGTTGAACGCAACATGAAAGAAAATGAACAAAGTTTAGTAGATGATTACTTTGACCGTGAATTCtactttgaaaataatatttGTGATGCTGCTTCTGCACCAGTCGAAAGTGGTGTTAATCTAGGTTGTGAACCTGTGGACCTTCTTAACAAAAGGACAACATCATCATCTCCAACTCCAAATCACACTGACCCACTGAACTACTATGATTCGCTGGACCACCATGATGAACAAAATCAAGTCCCTAGTGAAGACACATTTAGTTTCCTAGATGGGTCAGATTTGGCAATTGGTCAAGAATTCAAGAACAAAGATGAGGTAAAAACTAAGTTGAATGATATTGCAATAAAGGCTTGCTTTGAGATggaaattaataaatctaccaagtCATTATATGTGACAAAATGCATTGACAAGTCATGCAATTGGGCAGTGCGTGCAGCAAAAGTTACCAACTCAGAGCGTTTCTCAATACGAACTTATTGTAACACTCACACTTGTTCCCTTATTAGCCGGAAAAGAAAGCATCGTCAAGCAAGTGTTGCAGTAGTTGCTAATGTCGTGAGGTCAAGTTTCAATGGTCAAAAAGAGACACCGAAGCCAAAAGCAATAATGACGATTGTGCAGAACAATCACATGCCAATAACATATTGGAAAGCTTGGAAGGGGAAAAAACTTGCAAACAACCTTCTTAGAGGTTCActtgaattaagttttcaaaatctTCCAGCTTACTTATACATGGTTCGAAAGATGAATCCAGGTACGATCACACATTTGGAGGTGGATGAAGattctaaattcaaatatgttttcCTAGCATATGGAGCATGCATCAAAGGATTTCGTTGCATGAGAAAGGTTATTGCGGTGGATGGGACTTGGTTGAAGACCAAGTACAAAGGTGTAATGCTCATTGCAACAGCACAAGATGGTAATTTTCATCAATATCCTATTGCTTGGGCTGTGGTTGATTCAGAGAATGATGCTTCATGGTCATGGTTCCTTACAAAGTTACAAGAACTTATACCAGATGATAATGATTTAGTCTTTATTTCAGATAGAAATCAAAGCATCATCAATGGGGTGTCAAATATTTATAGGAAGTCACAACATGGGCATTGTAGGTGGCATCTGTCTCAGAATATTAAAGCACGTGTCAGAGTTAAAGGTGTCATAAAATTATTCGAAGAAACTGCCAATGCCTATAAAGTTTCCGACTTCAACAAACTCTATGATGAATTGAAGAATAGATATCCCGTAGCAGTGAAGTATCTTGAAGAATCAATTCTCACACTTAGTAAATGGGCGAGAACTCACTTTACAGGCTGTCGGTACAATATTATGACTACGAATGGTGCAGAATCTATTAATGCAGCACTGAGGGAACCTAGAGAGTACCCTATCATTGCGTTGTTGGAGGCTATGCAGGCAAAAGTATCTGAGTGGTTCAACAATCGCCGCAATATTGTGGCATCTATCAATACAAAGTGTACACCTTTAACTCCAAAGGCAGAGAATATTATTCGAAAAAGATTCAAGAAAGCATCGGAAATGAATGTGAAACAACTTAATCGATTTGAGTATGAGGTTACAGGTAAAGAAAATGATGCCATAATTGATTTAGGTCAAAGACAATGCTCATGTCGTGTCTTTGACCTTGATCAACTTCCATGTGTGCATGCATTAGCATCATATGAGCAAGTTAGAATAGAAGTGTATGATTTGTGCTCTAATTATTATAAGTTGGAAACTTGGGCGTTGGCTTATGTTGATACCATTTATCCAGTCCCTCAACAAGAAGATTGGGATATCAATGAAGTTGAAGTACTGCCGAAGGTATTGCCTCCAAATGTCCCAATCAAGCGTGGTAGAGCAAAATTGAAAAGAATCCCATCAGTTGGTGAGGGAAAAAAATGGATAAAAAGGTGTGGTTTATGCGGGCAGCCTGGTCACTCCAAAAAAACGTGCCCCTTACGAGCCACAACTTCTAAATTGTAA
- the LOC133807345 gene encoding uncharacterized protein LOC133807345: protein MPLNIRDHHWVAVKVDLQALELIVYDCSIGATSSKEMDALMLPLQTMIPTMLRVSSQFEDIAQCLHKPRTYTRLLSVPQNSRGDCAVYTIKFIEFDMAGCTFDRLSDDMIPFYRMKMAVDIFCQDWDL, encoded by the exons ATGCCTTTAAACATAAGGGACCATCATTGGGTTGCAGTTAAAGTAGACTTACAAGCATTAGAGTTGATTGTTTATGACTGCAGTATTGGAGCGACCTCATCAAAAGAAATGGATGCTTTGATGTTGCCACTCCAAACGATGATTCCGACTATGCTTCGTGTATCTTCACAATTTGAGGACATAGCACAATGTCTTCACAAACCAAGGACATATACACGCTTACTTAGTGTTCCACAAAATTCAAG GGGAGATTGTGCAGTGTACACAATTAAGTTCATTGAGTTTGACATGGCTGGTTGTACTTTTGATCGTCTTTCAGATGACATGATACCATTCTACAGAATGAAGATGGCAGTAGATATTTTTTGTCAAGATTGGGATCTTTAG